One genomic segment of Fusobacterium nucleatum includes these proteins:
- a CDS encoding major capsid protein, protein MSSKIFGLIALTTIITQTKAPKNFLYNLLIGEEKAEKVEKLEIHTKEAGREKAPLVGKREKGIFIDKTAWQAQIVEPAYIKLQTVNEAEALLEQQFGQVKYAEPQDVGKKTLADAMKKFKEIGFRTRQWMLIETLMTGTCPMEEGTQGVKYGDVNKEVLTGNDLFTSPNCDPIKYLKNKQTEIQKQTGIVIDTVVMSPDAADAFLENQKVKDYLNTRHANYVRVNDSNSENEDGKKEIAWIPTLGITVYSFVDWYDDMETGDTHQVIPEKTCIGMKAKSFSFKYAAMPLRPEQGKPAQLLVKKEVVRKWYPDTSEDEELQYFSRPLCIPNKDVKSWFIATVI, encoded by the coding sequence ATGTCATCAAAAATATTTGGATTAATAGCATTAACAACAATAATAACACAAACAAAGGCACCTAAAAATTTTCTATATAACTTATTAATAGGAGAAGAGAAGGCTGAAAAAGTTGAGAAATTAGAAATACATACTAAAGAAGCTGGAAGAGAAAAAGCTCCACTTGTTGGAAAAAGAGAAAAAGGAATTTTTATAGATAAAACTGCATGGCAAGCACAAATAGTTGAACCAGCATATATAAAATTACAAACAGTTAATGAAGCTGAAGCTTTACTAGAACAACAATTTGGACAAGTTAAGTATGCAGAACCACAAGATGTTGGAAAGAAAACATTAGCAGATGCTATGAAAAAATTTAAAGAAATAGGTTTTAGAACAAGACAATGGATGTTAATAGAAACTTTAATGACAGGAACTTGTCCTATGGAAGAAGGAACTCAAGGAGTTAAATATGGGGATGTAAATAAGGAAGTTTTAACTGGAAATGATCTTTTTACTAGCCCTAATTGTGACCCTATAAAATATCTTAAAAACAAACAAACTGAAATTCAAAAACAAACTGGAATAGTAATAGATACAGTTGTAATGTCACCTGATGCAGCTGATGCATTTTTAGAAAATCAAAAAGTAAAAGATTATTTAAATACTAGACATGCAAATTATGTTCGTGTAAATGATTCTAATTCAGAAAATGAAGATGGTAAAAAGGAAATAGCTTGGATTCCTACACTTGGAATAACAGTTTATTCTTTTGTTGATTGGTATGATGATATGGAAACTGGAGATACACATCAAGTTATCCCTGAAAAAACTTGTATAGGTATGAAAGCGAAAAGTTTTTCTTTTAAATATGCTGCAATGCCTTTAAGACCTGAACAAGGAAAACCTGCTCAACTTCTTGTAAAAAAAGAAGTTGTTAGAAAATGGTATCCAGATACTAGTGAAGATGAGGAATTACAATACTTCTCAAGACCATTATGTATACCTAATAAAGATGTTAAATCTTGGTTCATTGCAACAGTAATTTAA
- a CDS encoding head maturation protease, ClpP-related, whose amino-acid sequence MEILNQARKNKNELNIQIYGQIGGFSWFDEPVSADQVYKELEKFGDDIDIINLYINSPGGSVTEGCAIYSALKRHKAVKNVYIDGQCSSIASVIAMAGDKIAMSPVANMMIHNPITALAGDAGELRKTATILDIMKDTIINAYVTKSHLSREEISALMDTTTYFTADQAIEKGFATEKIVFDIKNSEFSNLENFKIKPKQIINNSGDTEKKGGESMGAKNMQELEAQNKELVEDIRKEAIAQERKRINDLDVLNEQTQGKCKEIIDAAKESGKSKADIVEDVLAKFIENKGTEEKKVPEAKNPADILNTRREESKQIEIDNRTPGQTDDTKNLIADIVNMANED is encoded by the coding sequence ATGGAAATATTAAACCAGGCAAGAAAGAATAAAAATGAATTAAATATTCAAATATATGGTCAAATTGGAGGCTTTTCTTGGTTTGATGAGCCTGTAAGTGCAGATCAAGTCTATAAAGAACTTGAAAAATTTGGAGATGATATAGATATTATAAATCTTTATATCAACAGTCCTGGTGGTTCTGTAACAGAAGGATGTGCAATTTATAGTGCTTTAAAAAGACATAAAGCAGTAAAAAATGTTTATATTGATGGACAATGTTCTTCAATAGCATCTGTTATTGCAATGGCAGGGGACAAAATAGCAATGAGTCCAGTTGCAAATATGATGATACACAATCCAATTACAGCATTGGCTGGAGATGCAGGAGAACTAAGAAAAACAGCAACTATTTTAGATATTATGAAAGATACAATTATTAATGCTTATGTTACAAAATCTCATTTGAGTAGAGAAGAAATATCAGCATTAATGGATACAACAACTTATTTTACAGCTGATCAAGCTATTGAAAAAGGATTTGCAACAGAAAAAATTGTATTTGATATTAAAAATTCTGAATTTTCAAACTTGGAAAACTTTAAAATAAAACCAAAACAAATTATTAACAACAGTGGAGACACTGAAAAAAAAGGAGGAGAGAGCATGGGAGCAAAAAACATGCAGGAGCTAGAAGCTCAAAATAAAGAACTAGTAGAAGATATAAGAAAGGAGGCTATAGCACAGGAAAGAAAAAGAATAAATGACTTAGATGTACTTAATGAGCAAACACAAGGCAAATGTAAAGAAATTATAGATGCAGCTAAGGAATCTGGTAAATCAAAAGCTGATATTGTTGAAGATGTATTAGCAAAATTTATTGAAAACAAAGGAACAGAAGAAAAAAAAGTTCCTGAAGCCAAAAATCCAGCTGATATTTTAAATACCAGAAGAGAAGAAAGTAAACAAATAGAAATAGACAATAGAACACCTGGACAAACTGATGATACAAAAAATTTGATAGCTGATATTGTAAATATGGCAAATGAAGATTAG
- a CDS encoding phage portal protein translates to MKKANINKLNQELKTEKLKYQIEAMRQQREFLNYSQSGASTTKIAFKGMYNSLDTTKDDIEDNKEILMARSRQLFMGNPISRGAILKIRTNVIGDGLKLKSRINNSLLNLSTDEVERIQKEIENIWTLWADSTECDIQGDLTFNQLQDLAMITYLMDGECFVNLPYHQRQNELFDLKVQFLDSYYCEAQESNDYLYEGVETDEKGVIKAYHFRDKHYQYTRIPVFDSTGRKQILKLMEKERIGQVRGVPLLAPALETLSQLSRFSNAELMNAVVSAMFTAFIKQDNNTGNTGKIGGVGEGVFQKPNGYGKRYEGTELSMGYGNFGVLEPGQDLVFANPNRPNSRFEMFFNAQLKQIGTALEIPFEVLLSSFNASYSASRASLLEVGKMYRRRRKWMSRSFCQPIFEQVIEEAVLKGYINLPGFIDNPVKKKAYLGAEWYGNSQGQIDPVKEVNASILKIKHGLSTTEREAMELNGSDWNENLNQLSIENKKKKEVGLDGNIKPGKKE, encoded by the coding sequence ATGAAAAAAGCTAATATAAATAAATTAAACCAGGAACTAAAAACTGAAAAACTAAAATACCAAATAGAAGCTATGAGGCAACAAAGAGAATTTCTTAATTATAGTCAATCTGGTGCTAGTACAACAAAAATAGCATTTAAGGGAATGTACAATTCCTTAGACACTACAAAAGATGACATTGAAGATAACAAAGAAATCTTAATGGCAAGATCAAGACAGCTTTTTATGGGAAATCCTATTTCAAGAGGAGCTATTCTCAAAATAAGAACTAATGTTATTGGAGATGGATTAAAACTAAAAAGTAGAATTAATAATTCTTTACTAAATCTTTCTACTGATGAAGTTGAAAGAATACAAAAAGAAATTGAAAATATCTGGACTTTATGGGCTGATAGCACAGAATGCGATATTCAAGGGGATTTAACATTTAATCAACTACAAGATTTAGCAATGATTACTTACTTAATGGATGGAGAATGTTTTGTCAATCTTCCATATCATCAAAGACAAAATGAACTATTTGATTTAAAAGTACAGTTCCTAGATTCTTATTATTGTGAAGCACAAGAAAGTAATGACTATTTGTATGAAGGAGTAGAAACTGATGAAAAGGGAGTTATAAAAGCATATCATTTCAGAGATAAGCATTATCAATATACTAGAATACCAGTATTTGACTCTACTGGAAGAAAGCAAATATTAAAACTAATGGAAAAAGAAAGAATAGGACAAGTGAGAGGAGTACCTCTTCTTGCACCAGCTCTTGAAACATTATCTCAACTTTCAAGATTTTCTAATGCTGAACTTATGAATGCAGTTGTTAGTGCTATGTTTACTGCTTTTATAAAACAAGATAATAATACAGGAAATACTGGGAAAATAGGTGGTGTTGGAGAAGGAGTATTTCAAAAACCTAATGGATATGGGAAAAGGTATGAAGGAACTGAATTAAGTATGGGTTATGGAAACTTTGGAGTATTAGAACCAGGACAAGATTTAGTTTTTGCAAATCCAAATAGACCAAATTCAAGATTTGAAATGTTCTTTAATGCCCAATTAAAGCAGATAGGAACAGCCTTAGAAATTCCATTTGAAGTTTTACTATCTTCATTCAATGCTAGTTATTCAGCTTCAAGAGCCTCACTCTTAGAAGTAGGTAAGATGTATCGTAGGAGAAGAAAATGGATGTCAAGGTCATTCTGTCAGCCAATTTTTGAGCAAGTAATTGAAGAGGCAGTCCTAAAAGGTTATATAAATTTACCAGGATTTATAGATAATCCTGTTAAGAAAAAAGCTTATTTAGGAGCTGAGTGGTATGGAAATTCACAAGGTCAAATAGATCCTGTAAAAGAAGTTAATGCTTCTATTTTAAAAATTAAACATGGGCTATCTACTACTGAAAGGGAAGCAATGGAACTAAATGGTAGTGATTGGAATGAAAACTTAAATCAATTAAGTATAGAAAATAAAAAGAAAAAGGAGGTTGGCTTAGATGGAAATATTAAACCAGGCAAGAAAGAATAA
- a CDS encoding DUF6148 family protein codes for MRNIASFENKLIEIEEAEEDLILHGSAWFAGVEFLKENSADMKKLADLKEHYKKKIDEILNTKITVQECERYIRLYLEAEEAVLKGQEYTIDGQNLKRADLEQIRKGRIWWENKKAQIESGTGEGIRFFQIVPHEF; via the coding sequence ATGAGGAATATAGCAAGTTTTGAAAATAAATTAATAGAAATAGAGGAAGCTGAAGAGGATCTTATTCTACATGGCTCTGCCTGGTTTGCTGGTGTTGAATTTTTAAAAGAAAATTCAGCTGATATGAAAAAATTAGCTGATTTAAAAGAACATTATAAGAAAAAAATTGATGAAATTTTAAATACAAAAATAACAGTCCAGGAGTGTGAAAGATATATAAGACTTTATTTAGAAGCAGAGGAAGCTGTTTTAAAAGGTCAAGAATACACAATAGATGGACAGAATTTAAAAAGAGCTGATTTGGAACAAATAAGAAAAGGTCGGATTTGGTGGGAAAATAAAAAAGCTCAAATAGAAAGTGGAACAGGAGAAGGAATAAGATTTTTCCAAATAGTTCCTCATGAGTTTTAG
- a CDS encoding phage terminase large subunit family protein: MYKKTRELIKECLRILRQPPLVSIMEWANQYRVLDTTSAKEVGKFNVERTPYMIEIYEKITKGETKQVTLMMAAQLAKSELIINTILRYAHLDPCPMLIVQPTDEMARSFSKERIQPAINNSILHTIIKEPSKKDSGNTVTHKMFPGGYIAFVGANSPSKLAARPIRNIFLDEVDRYPKSSGNEGSPISLAKKRTSTFDDITKHIITGTPTVKGSSEIEDEYNNSSQAEWYIPCPNCKKEQTFKWGNIKFEPDGSNVRMVCPHCGKAFTEKEWKKGNEKTGRWIHKYPERTKNLGYHLNGLASPFRNWESIVQEWLEIKGDVEKLKAFINTVLAETFEQEYTGRLDPKKLIKRTREKYSYIPDKALILTAGVDIQDKWIAIDINAWGLGYESWGMEYIILHGDLNQQEIWDRLDKVLDKEYFYQNGDKLKIYSACIDTGGHHTQKVYDFVSPRQYRRIIGIKGLGGENVPINNGFRKTKNKEIDLLSIGSNALKDIVSGRLDARINEEGYCHFNGEYGKGYDLEYFKSLTAEIKVQENRKVVWKKIQTRNEGFDCKCYATVPFYVFRIEPENLVKLSRAELLELSINGVLTPKKTEITIDRKGVEV; encoded by the coding sequence ATGTATAAGAAAACCAGGGAATTAATAAAAGAGTGTTTAAGAATATTAAGACAACCACCACTTGTAAGCATTATGGAGTGGGCTAATCAATATAGAGTTTTAGATACTACATCAGCAAAAGAAGTTGGTAAATTCAATGTTGAAAGAACACCATATATGATAGAAATATATGAAAAAATAACAAAAGGAGAAACTAAGCAAGTTACATTGATGATGGCAGCTCAATTAGCAAAGAGTGAATTAATCATCAATACAATTTTAAGATATGCTCATTTAGATCCTTGTCCAATGTTAATAGTTCAACCAACCGATGAAATGGCTAGAAGTTTCTCAAAGGAGAGAATACAACCAGCTATAAATAATTCTATATTACACACAATTATTAAAGAACCTAGTAAAAAAGATTCTGGAAATACTGTTACACACAAAATGTTTCCAGGAGGATATATAGCTTTTGTTGGAGCTAATTCACCATCAAAATTAGCTGCAAGACCTATCAGAAATATATTTCTTGATGAGGTAGATAGATATCCAAAAAGTTCAGGAAATGAAGGAAGTCCTATTTCACTTGCTAAAAAAAGAACTTCTACATTTGATGATATTACAAAACACATTATTACTGGAACTCCAACAGTGAAAGGTTCATCTGAAATAGAAGATGAATATAATAATTCAAGCCAAGCTGAATGGTATATTCCTTGTCCTAACTGTAAGAAAGAACAGACTTTTAAATGGGGTAACATAAAATTTGAACCTGATGGAAGTAATGTAAGAATGGTTTGTCCTCATTGCGGTAAAGCATTCACTGAAAAAGAGTGGAAAAAAGGTAATGAAAAAACTGGAAGATGGATACATAAATATCCTGAAAGAACAAAAAACCTAGGTTACCACCTGAATGGTCTAGCTAGTCCATTTAGGAATTGGGAATCTATTGTTCAAGAATGGCTAGAAATTAAAGGAGATGTTGAAAAACTAAAAGCCTTTATAAATACAGTTTTAGCTGAAACCTTTGAACAAGAATATACAGGAAGATTAGATCCTAAGAAACTTATCAAGAGAACTAGGGAAAAATATAGTTATATTCCTGATAAAGCTTTAATTTTAACAGCAGGAGTAGACATCCAGGATAAGTGGATAGCTATTGATATTAATGCTTGGGGTCTTGGATATGAAAGCTGGGGAATGGAATACATAATTTTACATGGAGATTTAAACCAGCAAGAAATTTGGGACAGATTGGATAAAGTTTTGGATAAAGAATATTTTTATCAAAATGGAGATAAATTAAAAATTTATTCTGCTTGTATTGATACAGGAGGACACCATACTCAAAAAGTTTATGACTTTGTAAGTCCTAGACAATATAGAAGAATAATAGGAATTAAAGGGCTTGGTGGAGAAAATGTCCCAATTAATAATGGATTTAGAAAAACAAAAAACAAGGAAATAGACCTATTGTCAATTGGTTCAAATGCTCTTAAAGATATAGTTTCTGGAAGATTAGATGCAAGAATAAATGAAGAGGGATATTGCCATTTCAATGGAGAATATGGCAAAGGATATGATTTAGAATATTTTAAATCTTTAACTGCTGAAATAAAAGTTCAGGAAAATCGGAAAGTAGTTTGGAAAAAAATTCAAACAAGAAATGAAGGCTTTGACTGTAAGTGCTATGCAACAGTTCCTTTTTATGTATTTAGAATAGAACCTGAAAATTTAGTAAAACTTAGTAGAGCAGAATTATTAGAACTATCAATTAATGGAGTTTTAACACCAAAGAAAACTGAAATAACTATTGACAGAAAAGGGGTTGAAGTATGA